A region from the Solibacillus sp. FSL H8-0523 genome encodes:
- a CDS encoding CD3324 family protein, translating into MSYKKAEDCLPIEIIELIQKYVDGESIYIPRKAERKIGWGSTTTTRQDLQLRNANIYRDFLLGMDTHTLSRNYYLSLKSIQRIILKEKKCQQ; encoded by the coding sequence ATGAGCTATAAGAAGGCAGAAGATTGTTTACCAATTGAAATTATTGAGTTAATTCAAAAATATGTTGATGGCGAATCGATTTATATTCCGCGCAAGGCGGAACGAAAAATAGGTTGGGGTTCTACCACAACGACAAGGCAAGATTTACAGCTTAGAAATGCGAATATCTATCGTGATTTTTTATTAGGTATGGATACGCATACACTTAGTCGAAATTATTATTTGTCCTTGAAAAGTATTCAGCGAATTATTCTAAAAGAGAAAAAATGCCAACAGTAA
- a CDS encoding GNAT family N-acetyltransferase, which produces MKETSLFTIDCGDFYLREFCEEDVDAIVEITGQPEVAEFLPDWKSTRALRLDWTLNEDIPDNKAFLAAVPNLTDEIIRLGIILKETAEFIGFCTSGIKEELSGSNREVAFAISKHYRNQGYTTKAVKALIQYLLEHTNVKQLNAVVLPHNASSNKVIQKCGFNLSGHAQIDGEQFNHYVLKKKQ; this is translated from the coding sequence TTGAAAGAAACAAGCCTATTCACAATTGATTGTGGTGATTTTTACTTAAGAGAGTTTTGCGAAGAAGATGTGGATGCAATCGTTGAAATTACAGGTCAACCTGAAGTCGCTGAATTCTTACCAGATTGGAAGTCCACGAGAGCATTACGCTTAGATTGGACGTTAAACGAAGATATTCCTGATAATAAAGCATTTTTGGCTGCTGTACCGAATCTCACTGACGAAATTATAAGACTTGGCATCATTTTAAAAGAGACTGCGGAATTCATTGGTTTTTGTACGTCGGGGATAAAGGAAGAATTAAGTGGCTCAAATCGAGAAGTTGCGTTTGCCATTTCAAAGCACTACCGAAATCAGGGCTATACAACAAAAGCTGTGAAAGCATTGATTCAATATTTACTTGAGCATACCAATGTGAAACAGCTTAATGCAGTTGTTCTCCCGCATAATGCCAGCTCGAATAAAGTGATTCAAAAATGTGGATTTAATTTAAGTGGGCATGCACAAATTGACGGAGAGCAGTTCAATCATTATGTGTTAAAGAAAAAGCAATGA
- a CDS encoding GNAT family N-acetyltransferase, with amino-acid sequence MSIITIEKASVTDAEQLTVILKRTFDEEANKWLTSQENIMDFNILPPGYSSIEVTKYMIRELLFFKILYNQEIVGGIIITISGENYGRIDRIFIDPNYQGKGIGSRAITLAEDQFPQVRIWDLETSSKQINNHYFYEKMGYRTTYKTDEEYGYQKTIKTLAHNENLIKNQNISSTQYENCDMTKMACYAVNLEGSSFSNSNLANIQISNCNLSQSKFQNINLRNALFADLNLSNSEMTFVTLGGVRFVDTVLGNEKTPITFERCDLEGSQFTNSNLRNVEIHASDLTGMKIDNVPVEELIAAYNQLKK; translated from the coding sequence ATGTCAATAATCACGATCGAAAAAGCAAGCGTTACGGATGCTGAGCAACTAACAGTAATATTGAAAAGAACGTTTGATGAAGAAGCGAATAAATGGCTTACGAGTCAAGAGAATATAATGGACTTTAATATTCTGCCACCAGGATATTCTTCTATTGAGGTGACGAAGTATATGATTAGGGAATTATTATTCTTTAAAATCCTGTACAATCAAGAAATTGTCGGTGGGATTATCATTACTATTTCGGGTGAAAACTATGGGAGAATTGATCGTATTTTCATTGACCCTAACTATCAAGGGAAGGGAATAGGTTCAAGGGCAATTACATTAGCAGAAGATCAATTTCCTCAAGTAAGGATTTGGGACCTTGAGACGTCAAGTAAACAAATTAACAATCATTATTTTTATGAAAAAATGGGATATAGGACAACCTATAAAACGGACGAAGAATATGGTTATCAGAAGACAATCAAAACGTTAGCACACAATGAAAATCTCATTAAAAATCAAAATATTTCAAGTACTCAATACGAAAATTGTGATATGACGAAGATGGCGTGTTATGCAGTTAATTTAGAAGGAAGTTCGTTTAGTAATAGTAATCTAGCGAATATACAGATTAGCAATTGTAACCTCAGCCAATCAAAGTTCCAAAATATTAATTTAAGAAATGCCCTATTTGCCGACTTAAATCTTTCTAATAGTGAGATGACCTTTGTCACGTTAGGTGGGGTTCGTTTCGTGGATACAGTTCTAGGAAATGAAAAAACACCGATTACATTTGAAAGATGTGACCTTGAAGGGAGTCAATTCACGAACAGTAATCTCAGGAATGTAGAAATACATGCAAGTGATTTAACTGGTATGAAAATAGATAATGTTCCAGTAGAAGAACTTATCGCAGCATACAATCAACTAAAAAAATAG
- a CDS encoding sigma-70 family RNA polymerase sigma factor translates to MFPIQNLKEIMNLYTEPLLRLAYYYVKDTQIAEDIVQEVFIKMYNSQTNYEERGELKAYLYKMTSNKSKDYLKSWSYRNVQLQNKILPSASKTEVDELVRKDEQTIIGDAILELPIKYREVLIYYYFNDMKISEIAGILSTAESTIKTRLVRGKELLKNKLKDIEWEVLFNE, encoded by the coding sequence TTGTTTCCTATTCAGAACTTAAAAGAAATAATGAATCTATATACAGAACCATTACTACGTTTAGCCTATTACTATGTAAAGGATACTCAAATAGCCGAGGATATTGTGCAGGAAGTATTCATAAAAATGTATAATTCTCAAACTAACTATGAGGAACGTGGCGAACTAAAAGCTTATTTATACAAAATGACGTCGAATAAGAGCAAAGATTATTTAAAAAGTTGGTCTTATAGAAACGTTCAATTGCAAAATAAAATTCTCCCTTCCGCCAGTAAAACAGAAGTAGATGAATTAGTTAGAAAAGATGAGCAAACAATTATCGGCGATGCAATCTTGGAATTGCCAATAAAATATCGAGAGGTACTGATTTATTATTATTTTAATGACATGAAGATTAGTGAGATTGCAGGTATTTTGTCGACAGCAGAAAGTACAATAAAAACTCGATTAGTCCGAGGGAAAGAGCTATTGAAAAATAAATTGAAAGACATTGAGTGGGAGGTTCTTTTCAATGAATAA
- a CDS encoding PTS mannitol transporter subunit IICBA, with protein sequence MGTDQQGRSGFKVKVQRIGSFLSGMIMPNIGAFIAWGLITALFIETGWIPNADFAELVGPMINYLLPILIGFTGGRLVYGIRGGVVGATVTMGVIVGADIPMFLGAMIVGPLGGWAIKQFDKLVEGKVKAGFEMLVNNFSAGIIGGLLTLIAYKLIGPAVNALTNFLADGVQFIFDLGFLPLASIFIEPAKILFLNNAINHGILGPLGIQQAADAGKSILFLLESNPGPGLGILLAFMFFGKGTAKQTAPGAAIIHFLGGIHEIYFPYILMKPYLLLAAIAGGASGVFTLQIFNAGLVAAPSPGSIFSILAMTPKGGHIGVLLGVIVATAVSFIIAALILKASKDVEEEGLQLATEKASALKGKESMASGLIQSTTATAVANEDSLANTKHIIFACDAGMGSSAMGASILKNKISKEGLNVSVTNMAISSLPADAEVIITHKDLTHRAKEQAPNAYHISVENFLNSPKYDELIEQLKK encoded by the coding sequence ATGGGGACAGATCAACAGGGGCGGTCAGGGTTCAAGGTGAAAGTACAGCGTATTGGTAGTTTTTTAAGTGGCATGATTATGCCGAATATTGGGGCGTTTATTGCTTGGGGTCTTATTACTGCTTTATTTATTGAAACAGGATGGATTCCGAATGCGGATTTTGCAGAACTAGTAGGTCCAATGATTAACTATTTACTTCCAATTTTAATAGGTTTTACGGGTGGTAGATTGGTTTATGGGATCCGAGGCGGGGTAGTCGGGGCTACTGTTACGATGGGGGTAATTGTCGGAGCAGATATTCCGATGTTCCTTGGTGCAATGATTGTTGGTCCTTTAGGTGGATGGGCTATTAAGCAATTTGACAAGTTAGTAGAAGGAAAAGTTAAAGCAGGGTTTGAAATGCTTGTGAACAACTTTTCAGCCGGTATTATTGGTGGTCTTTTAACGCTAATTGCGTACAAACTAATCGGCCCAGCTGTAAACGCGTTAACGAATTTCCTGGCAGACGGCGTACAATTTATTTTCGATTTAGGATTCTTACCACTGGCAAGTATTTTTATAGAACCAGCGAAGATCTTATTCTTAAACAATGCGATAAATCATGGAATATTAGGTCCTCTTGGCATTCAACAAGCTGCTGATGCAGGCAAGTCCATTTTATTCTTACTAGAGTCAAATCCTGGACCTGGTCTTGGCATATTACTAGCCTTTATGTTCTTTGGGAAAGGGACAGCAAAACAAACTGCACCTGGAGCAGCGATTATTCATTTCCTAGGTGGGATTCATGAAATTTATTTCCCTTACATTTTAATGAAACCTTACTTGCTTTTAGCTGCAATCGCAGGTGGAGCATCAGGTGTTTTCACTCTACAAATCTTCAATGCAGGTCTTGTGGCGGCACCTTCACCAGGAAGTATTTTCTCGATTTTAGCTATGACACCAAAAGGCGGTCATATCGGCGTGTTATTAGGTGTAATTGTCGCTACTGCGGTGTCATTTATTATTGCGGCATTAATTTTGAAAGCGTCTAAAGACGTAGAGGAAGAAGGTTTACAATTAGCAACAGAAAAAGCGTCTGCTCTAAAAGGCAAAGAGAGCATGGCTTCAGGACTAATCCAGTCAACTACAGCTACTGCGGTGGCTAATGAAGATTCTCTAGCAAATACGAAGCATATCATATTTGCTTGTGACGCAGGTATGGGGTCGAGTGCTATGGGCGCATCCATCTTGAAAAATAAAATTAGTAAAGAGGGGTTAAACGTATCCGTAACCAATATGGCTATTAGTAGTCTCCCAGCAGATGCAGAAGTAATCATTACCCATAAAGATTTGACGCATCGTGCGAAGGAACAGGCACCAAACGCATATCATATTTCCGTAGAGAATTTTTTGAATAGCCCAAAATATGACGAGCTAATTGAGCAGTTAAAAAAATAA
- a CDS encoding BglG family transcription antiterminator, translating to MLITFISSREKMLIEALIEEQEEVTIKQLSEKIDVSSRTIQRDLSNIQSIIDTYQLKLIRKSGVGVQIIGKEQIKQELVQQLKKIMLREYTLEERLTFILCILYEATEPVKLFSLSKDLNVSISTVSADLLKLEEQLRPIQLSILKKRGYGVELSGTENAKRSAISYALYKTLKEEGLFSLIKEKIHQQSSTDDDPVTERLVQLIDREKLAVIESAMKDLYPDVASSMTDSAYVGLIVHIALAIERIMQGANLTMDPSYLKQITFEPEYPIAKNIITMLENRFHINIPEAEVGYIMLHLQGAKLRQHEVGFTTNTNIELYRQAKKLIEEVEVQTGFHLSTNRSLLEGLVAHLKPAIHRIEQNMAIVNPLLEEVQTNYHDLFAQVEVAVKKVFPNLQIPKEEIGYLVMHFGAVLIEVLTKGDLKAYVICLSGIGTSKLLASQLKREVQEITEVSNISMFELTKLQTTMTDRDLIISTIDLQDFQREYIRVNPFLTPEVIEQVQLYAKRKILVQQTPSLVKEMPATVGTITEKMEKLREYLESILTVLTNFQLTMLKEQTTVKNYLQEICALLEDRQIIEEKNKVVEALLEREKSGGVGIPGTRLVLYHARSKYIQKPSFTVHKLESAIWIKGMDGYDVKVDTFLILLSPEIIGKAGLEILSFISTLIIQNEQTTQLFENAGKAQVHSFLAIEFERFIKENVN from the coding sequence GTGTTGATTACGTTTATTTCGAGCAGAGAAAAAATGCTGATTGAAGCATTAATCGAGGAACAAGAAGAAGTAACGATTAAACAATTATCCGAAAAAATTGATGTGAGCTCCCGAACAATCCAGCGCGATTTAAGCAATATTCAAAGCATTATAGACACGTATCAGCTTAAGTTAATAAGAAAATCAGGCGTGGGTGTTCAAATAATTGGCAAAGAACAGATTAAGCAAGAATTGGTCCAGCAACTTAAAAAAATTATGCTTCGGGAATATACATTGGAGGAAAGGTTAACATTCATTCTTTGTATTTTGTATGAAGCGACAGAACCAGTTAAGTTATTTTCTCTTTCCAAAGATTTAAATGTTTCAATTTCAACGGTTAGTGCAGACCTTTTGAAGTTAGAAGAACAGCTTCGACCAATCCAGCTGTCTATCTTGAAAAAAAGAGGATATGGCGTAGAGCTATCAGGAACTGAAAACGCAAAGCGAAGTGCGATTAGTTACGCGTTATACAAAACGTTAAAAGAAGAAGGGTTATTTTCCTTAATCAAAGAAAAAATCCATCAACAATCTAGCACCGATGACGACCCTGTGACTGAAAGGCTCGTGCAACTAATCGACCGAGAAAAATTAGCGGTCATTGAAAGCGCGATGAAGGACTTATATCCAGATGTCGCTTCGTCTATGACAGATAGTGCCTACGTCGGCTTAATTGTTCACATTGCTTTAGCTATTGAACGTATAATGCAAGGCGCTAATCTGACAATGGATCCATCGTATTTAAAGCAAATAACATTTGAACCAGAATATCCTATTGCCAAAAACATTATTACGATGTTGGAAAATCGTTTTCATATTAATATTCCAGAGGCAGAAGTCGGGTACATTATGCTTCACCTCCAAGGGGCTAAGTTACGCCAACATGAAGTAGGATTCACTACTAATACAAATATCGAATTGTACAGACAAGCAAAGAAATTAATTGAGGAAGTGGAAGTGCAAACAGGTTTCCATTTATCGACGAACCGATCTCTTTTAGAAGGATTAGTCGCGCATTTAAAGCCTGCAATCCACCGTATTGAGCAAAATATGGCCATAGTAAACCCTTTACTGGAAGAAGTTCAAACGAATTATCATGATTTGTTTGCTCAAGTAGAGGTAGCGGTGAAAAAAGTCTTCCCGAACCTGCAAATTCCAAAAGAAGAGATTGGCTATTTGGTCATGCATTTTGGGGCTGTATTAATCGAGGTACTAACCAAGGGAGATTTAAAGGCTTACGTCATTTGTTTAAGTGGAATTGGTACTTCGAAATTATTAGCATCCCAACTCAAGCGTGAAGTTCAAGAGATTACAGAGGTGTCCAATATTTCTATGTTTGAGTTAACGAAGCTACAAACGACAATGACAGATCGAGATCTTATTATTTCAACGATTGATTTGCAGGATTTCCAGCGGGAATATATTCGGGTAAATCCATTTTTAACTCCCGAAGTAATTGAGCAAGTTCAACTTTATGCAAAAAGGAAAATCCTTGTTCAACAAACCCCTTCACTTGTAAAAGAAATGCCTGCCACTGTAGGTACCATAACGGAAAAAATGGAAAAGCTTCGCGAGTATTTAGAAAGCATCTTAACTGTTCTAACCAATTTTCAGCTTACGATGTTAAAAGAGCAAACTACCGTGAAAAACTATTTACAAGAGATTTGTGCATTACTGGAGGATCGTCAAATCATAGAAGAAAAAAATAAAGTGGTTGAGGCCCTGTTAGAGAGAGAAAAAAGTGGCGGCGTTGGTATACCTGGTACAAGGCTTGTCCTTTATCATGCGCGTAGCAAATATATACAAAAACCATCGTTTACCGTTCATAAGCTTGAATCCGCAATTTGGATAAAAGGAATGGATGGTTATGACGTGAAAGTCGATACATTTTTAATCTTGCTTTCACCTGAAATAATCGGAAAAGCAGGGTTGGAGATTCTTAGTTTCATCAGTACTTTAATTATTCAAAATGAGCAAACGACACAGCTATTTGAAAACGCCGGAAAGGCTCAAGTTCATTCATTTTTGGCGATCGAATTTGAACGATTCATCAAAGAAAATGTAAATTAG